In Gadus chalcogrammus isolate NIFS_2021 chromosome 1, NIFS_Gcha_1.0, whole genome shotgun sequence, one DNA window encodes the following:
- the LOC130392024 gene encoding C-type lectin domain family 17, member A-like has protein sequence MAEDVIYAMPNMMTKARYTQGEREERIVDIYASPESLRDPHQDSVGTGESSKSLGTGRSQRPDAVSPPWCPIRAVVVLLGLLSVVLLAGLLGVAVKYKTDMEQVLLTLKNLTEQRDALLCKQECPEGRSKFGCKCYWNSGWLSWNKSREFCVSHRADLVVVDSKEEMDFISGWYTTYWLGATDAAGEGTWRWVDGTVLSLDNPSWSRGGPQGGGGKNCLRKVLEQNQFKWTDVSCDTMTYGLCEQNLIK, from the coding sequence ATGGCTGAGGACGTGATTTACGCGATGCCCAACATGATGACCAAGGCCAGGTatacacaaggagagagagaggagaggatagtggACATCTATGCTAGTCCTGAGAGCCTCAGAGATCCACACCAGGACTCTGTGGGGACAGGGGAGTCCTCCAAGTCTCTGGGAACAGGAAGAAGTCAGCGGCCGGACGCTGTGAGCCCTCCTTGGTGTCCtatcagggctgtggtggtgcttctggGCCTGCTGTCTGTGGTCCTGCTGGCTGGACTGCTGGGGGTGGCCGTTAAATACAAGACCGACATGGAGCAAGTTCTCCTAACGCTGAAGAATTTGACGGAACAGAGAGACGCACTGCTTTGTAAACAGGAATGTCCAGAAGGTAGAAGTAAGTTTGGTTGTAAATGTTACTGGAATTCCGGGTGGCTCTCCTGGAATAAGAGCAGGGAGTTCTGTGTTTCCCACAGAGCAgatctggtggtggtggacagtAAAGAGGAGATGGACTTCATTAGCGGGTGGTACACCACGTACTGGCTTGGAGCGACAGATGCGGCCGGTGAAGGGACGTGGAGATGGGTTGATGGGACCGTCCTGTCACTGGATAACCCCTCCTGGAGTAGAGGGGGACCTCAAGGTGGTGGGGGCAAGAACTGCTTAAGGAAGGTCTTGGAGCAGAACCAATTTAAATGGACAGATGTGAGCTGTGATACCATGACCTATGGGCTTTGTGAACAAAATTTGATAAAATGA
- the LOC130391873 gene encoding ladderlectin-like translates to MAEDVIYAMPNMMTKARYTQGEREERIVDIYANLESLRDPHQDSVGTEESSKSLGTGRSQRPDAVSPPRCPIRAVVVLLGLLSVVLLAGLLGLAVKYKTDMEKTVMEKNVSMDRDMEQLLLTLKNLTEQRDALLCKQECPDGWVKFGCKCYMISIKWQSWNKSREFCVSHRADLVVVDSKEEMDFISRYGTFFWLGATDAASEGLWRWVDGTVLLLDDPSWSGGEPQGGEDKNCLKIIKKQKQYNWTDESCDTITLGLCELNFIK, encoded by the coding sequence ATGGCTGAGGACGTGATTTACGCGATGCCCAACATGATGACCAAGGCCAGGtacacacaaggagagagagaggagaggatagtggACATCTACGCTAACCTGGAGAGCCTCAGAGATCCACACCAGGACTCTGTGGGGACAGAGGAGTCCTCCAAGTCTCTGGGAACAGGAAGAAGTCAGCGGCCGGACGCTGTGAGCCCTCCTCGGTGTCCtatcagggctgtggtggtgcttctggGCCTGCTGTCTGTTGTCCTGCTGGCTGGACTGCTTGGGCTGGCCGTTAAATACAAGACCGACATGGAGAAGACTGTAATGGAGAAGAATGTAAGCatggacagagacatggagcaaCTTCTTCTAACGCTGAAGAATCTGACGGAACAGAGAGACGCACTGCTCTGTAAACAGGAATGTCCAGATGGTTGGGTAAAGTTTGGTTGTAAATGTTACATGATTTCCATCAAGTGGCAATCCTGGAATAAGAGCAGGGAGTTCTGTGTTTCCCACAGAGCAGATCTGGTGGTTGTGGACAGTAAAGAGGAGATGGACTTTATTAGCAGGTACGGCACATTCTTCTGGCTAGGAGCGACAGATGCGGCCAGTGAAGGGTTGTGGAGATGGGTTGATGGGACCGTCCTGTTACTGGATGACCCCTCCTGGAGCGGAGGGGAACCTCAAGGGGGTGAGGACAAGAACTGCTTAAAGATTATCAAGAAGCAGAAACAATATAATTGGACAGATGAGAGCTGTGATACCATTACCTTGGGGCTTTGTGAACTAAATTTTATAAAATGa